The following are encoded together in the Pedobacter sp. D749 genome:
- a CDS encoding LytTR family DNA-binding domain-containing protein yields the protein MQTSIVVDDDYSSLELISEYIDLQPNIKLIKTFSDPLLGLKAINELLKPVDILFLDVEMPKMNGIELAKLTKHKARKLIFTSAHTKYAFDSYEVQANAYLLKPFSYSKFSQTLKEVLQVEKNHFNQKVDQDFILLKSTSQNVKFIRVNIRTIIAMESQNKEVKIYTSDEIIFAYSSLSKLLKLLEHTDNFSQIHKSFIISQNHIKGIERKYVLLANDLKIPIGRMYKDFYYKILE from the coding sequence ATGCAAACAAGCATTGTCGTGGATGATGATTATTCTTCTTTAGAATTAATTTCTGAATATATTGATCTCCAACCAAACATTAAACTAATTAAAACATTTAGCGATCCACTGTTAGGACTAAAAGCTATCAACGAATTACTTAAACCCGTTGATATATTATTTCTCGATGTAGAAATGCCTAAAATGAATGGGATCGAACTTGCGAAACTGACTAAGCACAAAGCCAGAAAATTAATATTTACCAGCGCACATACAAAATATGCATTTGACTCATACGAGGTACAAGCCAATGCATATTTATTAAAACCATTCTCCTATTCGAAATTTTCTCAAACTTTAAAAGAAGTTTTACAAGTAGAAAAAAATCATTTCAATCAAAAAGTAGATCAAGATTTTATTCTACTGAAAAGTACATCCCAAAATGTTAAATTTATCAGAGTTAACATAAGAACGATTATTGCCATGGAGTCCCAAAATAAAGAAGTCAAGATTTACACTTCTGATGAAATAATTTTTGCTTATAGTTCTCTTTCGAAACTATTAAAATTACTGGAACATACTGATAACTTTTCGCAGATCCATAAATCTTTTATTATATCCCAAAACCACATTAAAGGTATTGAGCGAAAGTATGTTTTACTTGCTAATGACTTAAAAATACCAATTGGTAGAATGTACAAAGACTTTTACTACAAAATTCTGGAATAA
- a CDS encoding UpxY family transcription antiterminator: MNNSHIENFSWFVIYTFPNYERKVYSSLEKKKITAFLPLQKITRQWSDRKKIMEVPLFPNYIFLKIKETERFAVLDIQGVKYYLSNDGRPIKLSEIEIEQIQRLRGEKEVLISQKLEKGAAVIINSGPFMGMTGILFEKKGKTRFGILIHSMNQTISIVVPSTEIGLVCE; the protein is encoded by the coding sequence ATGAACAACAGTCATATTGAAAATTTCAGTTGGTTTGTCATTTACACGTTCCCTAACTATGAAAGGAAAGTATATTCTTCATTGGAAAAGAAAAAAATTACCGCATTCTTACCTTTACAAAAAATTACAAGGCAATGGAGCGATCGAAAAAAAATAATGGAAGTCCCCTTGTTTCCAAATTATATTTTTTTAAAAATAAAGGAGACTGAGCGTTTTGCGGTTTTGGATATTCAAGGGGTGAAGTATTATTTGTCAAACGATGGAAGACCTATAAAGCTCTCGGAAATTGAGATAGAGCAAATCCAAAGGCTTAGAGGCGAAAAGGAAGTATTGATCAGCCAAAAATTGGAAAAAGGAGCTGCTGTAATCATTAATAGTGGACCCTTTATGGGGATGACAGGTATCCTATTCGAAAAAAAAGGTAAAACAAGGTTTGGCATTTTGATTCATTCCATGAATCAAACAATTTCAATAGTAGTGCCTTCTACCGAAATAGGATTAGTTTGTGAATAA
- a CDS encoding carbamoyltransferase, giving the protein MSVYVVGISAFYHDSSCCIIKDGLLIAAAQEERFTRIKADSALPKNAFKYCLKEANINVADIACLAYYENPVDKFSRQIWSGLFKTREHLNKHIPNNIEEAIRKIFGYEGPIKFMNHHLSHAASAFYFSGFENSAILTMDGVGEWATTSYGFGKGNEIKIFEEVLFPHSLGLFYSTITKYLGFGVNDGEYKVMGLAPYGKPLYVKELKTILNYGVDGQYELNLEFFDFIAGEKMFSDLLPELLDRPPREENSELLQFHSDIAKSLQVVLEEILIEKANYLFSKSNCENLCMAGGVALNCVANGKILKNTPFKRLFVQPAANDAGCALGAAAMAYIEITGEKIKRLKDVYNGPAFSHNDIAKTIAATSINSADYMNDLPGLIKLTAKKLAEGKVIGWFQGRMEFGPRALGSRSIIADPRNAQMRDRINGMVKKRESFRPFAPAVLAHRANEFFELDHPSPYMLETCEVRDPLSFPAITHLDNSARVQTVDEKSNLRFAMLLKEFDLITKCPILLNTSFNVKGEPIVCTPEDAIKCFIKTDIDCLVVGNFFIDRSENDFEIIRMILDFDENRKSVISQDVYTFI; this is encoded by the coding sequence ATGTCAGTTTATGTAGTTGGTATATCTGCTTTTTATCATGATTCATCATGTTGTATAATCAAAGACGGCCTGCTAATAGCGGCTGCTCAGGAAGAACGTTTTACAAGAATTAAAGCAGATTCTGCTTTACCAAAAAATGCATTTAAATATTGCCTCAAAGAAGCAAATATCAATGTAGCTGATATTGCCTGTTTAGCCTATTATGAAAATCCGGTTGACAAATTTTCCAGACAAATTTGGAGCGGACTCTTTAAGACAAGGGAGCATCTTAATAAACATATTCCAAATAATATTGAAGAGGCAATTAGGAAAATATTTGGATATGAAGGACCAATTAAGTTTATGAATCACCATCTGTCCCATGCCGCCAGCGCTTTCTATTTTTCAGGTTTCGAAAATTCGGCGATCCTGACTATGGATGGTGTCGGGGAATGGGCAACGACAAGCTATGGATTTGGAAAAGGCAATGAGATCAAAATCTTTGAAGAAGTGCTTTTTCCCCATTCCTTAGGATTGTTTTACAGCACGATAACCAAATATCTAGGATTTGGGGTAAATGATGGCGAGTATAAGGTTATGGGATTAGCTCCATATGGGAAACCACTTTATGTTAAGGAGTTGAAAACAATCCTTAATTATGGAGTTGATGGGCAATACGAATTAAATCTTGAGTTTTTTGACTTTATCGCGGGTGAAAAGATGTTCTCGGACCTTCTGCCCGAATTACTAGATCGACCACCTAGAGAAGAAAACAGCGAACTGCTGCAATTTCACAGTGATATTGCAAAAAGCTTACAGGTAGTGCTGGAAGAAATTTTAATTGAAAAGGCTAATTACCTTTTTTCTAAGTCGAATTGCGAAAATTTGTGCATGGCCGGAGGTGTAGCATTAAATTGTGTGGCTAACGGAAAAATACTAAAAAATACACCCTTTAAAAGGCTATTTGTACAACCCGCTGCTAATGATGCAGGCTGTGCACTAGGTGCTGCTGCAATGGCATATATAGAAATTACGGGGGAGAAAATAAAACGGTTAAAAGACGTTTATAACGGACCTGCTTTTTCTCACAACGATATTGCGAAAACAATTGCAGCTACTTCGATTAACTCAGCAGATTATATGAATGATTTACCAGGGCTTATCAAGTTAACGGCAAAAAAGCTCGCTGAAGGAAAAGTTATAGGCTGGTTTCAGGGAAGGATGGAATTTGGCCCTCGTGCTTTGGGTTCACGGTCTATCATTGCTGATCCTAGAAACGCTCAAATGAGGGACAGGATTAATGGGATGGTTAAAAAACGAGAGTCATTCAGACCATTTGCCCCTGCTGTTTTGGCACACAGAGCCAATGAGTTTTTTGAGCTCGATCATCCTTCTCCATATATGCTAGAGACATGTGAGGTACGCGATCCACTAAGCTTTCCTGCAATTACTCATCTTGATAATTCCGCTCGTGTGCAGACCGTGGACGAAAAAAGTAATCTTCGGTTTGCTATGCTACTTAAAGAATTTGACTTGATAACTAAATGCCCAATACTGCTTAATACCTCTTTTAATGTAAAAGGCGAACCCATTGTTTGTACGCCCGAAGATGCGATAAAATGCTTTATCAAAACTGACATAGATTGTCTGGTTGTCGGTAATTTTTTTATTGATCGGTCGGAAAATGATTTCGAGATTATCAGGATGATTTTGGATTTCGATGAAAATCGGAAAAGTGTTATTTCACAGGACGTCTATACTTTCATCTAG
- a CDS encoding head GIN domain-containing protein gives MKNKLIIMLTFASFGFINANAQTEDFRKLAHFDKISTKEGYDIFLTQGTTESVKIVTENISPGQIITNVSGGTLMIGTKKGKYPNTSVKIYITFIEINSVISYGGGKIEFSPFKANTLSLKIVGSSAMKVPVEVNKLNIFSSGSGIVELTGKAENADIELSGSGKINALNLALNKCDIKLTGSGTANLNVRANLQVNSSGSGNVYYKGKPATKEINRTGSGNVESIP, from the coding sequence ATGAAAAACAAATTAATTATAATGCTAACATTTGCATCATTTGGCTTTATAAATGCCAATGCACAAACAGAAGATTTTAGGAAACTTGCTCATTTTGACAAAATATCGACCAAGGAAGGTTATGATATTTTTTTAACTCAGGGAACCACAGAGTCTGTTAAAATTGTTACTGAGAATATCTCTCCAGGTCAAATTATCACCAATGTAAGCGGTGGAACGCTGATGATAGGAACGAAAAAAGGAAAGTATCCGAATACAAGTGTTAAAATTTACATCACTTTCATAGAAATAAATTCTGTTATTTCCTATGGAGGTGGTAAAATCGAATTTTCACCTTTTAAGGCAAATACGCTGTCATTAAAAATCGTGGGTTCGTCTGCTATGAAAGTACCTGTAGAAGTTAATAAATTAAATATTTTTTCTTCAGGATCAGGTATTGTTGAGTTAACTGGTAAGGCAGAAAATGCCGATATAGAACTATCGGGTTCAGGTAAAATTAATGCTTTGAATCTGGCGCTTAATAAATGTGATATCAAATTAACCGGTTCCGGAACAGCGAATTTAAATGTACGTGCTAACCTTCAAGTAAATTCTTCTGGAAGCGGAAATGTTTATTACAAGGGTAAGCCTGCTACTAAAGAAATCAATAGGACAGGATCAGGGAATGTCGAATCTATACCTTAA